A genome region from Mercenaria mercenaria strain notata chromosome 11, MADL_Memer_1, whole genome shotgun sequence includes the following:
- the LOC123531774 gene encoding uncharacterized protein LOC123531774: protein MATSLDRLSDETFDLLCSPCKRKHINKEADKYCVDCSDYYCSICVKFHKDIPALSGHKILDKGQFQHGTSQALPMVPTERCDKHNHKPVDMYCQKHDDVGCSTCIDVKHRFCKNIFYIPEYIQNNTNIPDPKDVLKALEATEDKVTEQLCKFRREKERIFNRRREVFEKMENIAEEMKQRVDKLKQDTMKKSADMFQHAENMTDQNMSVLQSMNSSISSAKEKVSSSGNNISQVFVSTKKGQNVASKFREHADECNASYQTMDIEFEKDQTLPKLLNEMTDLGKVTQRNVRRIRPTPDGKKLQKDNNILFQIKHRKKYNVKASKDSETCYIISVCALEDGTLVLADYNNLKLKRVESSNYTVTDSCDLSAPPWQVCAVNNREVAVSCGGVKFVSLQPKMTVTRQINPGNICKGLAYVDGHLYISIANSVYEYTTAGTKLHQFTKNQSGQPLFDNIYSIAVSGDGGKIYVADWTNGLISMDRTGKVLGTFNGPEVSSPKDVLVTDNGSVLVCGFDSKNIVQFEPDCKMIGEVLKSNCNEKGCTSICYNSFSSKLIVGRVHTDQIEVYDLI, encoded by the exons ATGGCGACAAGTTTAGACAGGCTTTCTGATGAAACGTTTGATTTGCTCTGTTCGCCATGTAAACGTAAGCATATCAACAAAGAAGCCGACAAATATTGCGTTGATTGTTCGGATTATTACTGTTCTATATGTGTCAAGTTTCATAAGGATATTCCTGCTCTGAGTGGACATAAGATTCTAGACAAGGGACAGTTTCAACATGGGACCAGCCAAGCATTGCCAATGGTACCAACCGAGCGTTGTGACAAACATAATCATAAACCTGTTGACATGTACTGTCAAAAGCATGATGATGTCGGCTGCTCCACATGTATAGATGTTAAACACAG GTTCTGTAAAAATATCTTCTACATCCCCGAATACATCCAGAACAACACCAACATACCTGATCCTAAAGATGTCTTGAAAGCACTAGAAGCAACAGAGGATAAAGTTACCGAGCAACTTTGCAAGTTCCGACGTGAAAAAGAACGAATTTTTAACAGGAGAAGAGAGGTATTtgagaaaatggaaaatattgcAGAAGAGATGAAGCAGCGAGTTGATAAACTTAAACAGGACACTATGAAGAAGTCAGCAGATATGTTTCAACACGCGGAAAATATGACTGATCAGAATATGTCTGTGTTACAGTCCATGAATTCCAGCATCTCGTCTGCTAAAGAAAAGGTTTCATCATCTGGTAACAACATATCACAagtgtttgtcagcacaaagaaagGTCAGAATGTGGCTTCTAAATTCAGGGAACATGCTGATGAATGTAACGCTTCCTACCAGACTATGGATATAGAGTTCGAGAAGGATCAGACGTTGCCAAAACTGCTGAATGAAATGACTGACCTAGGTAAAGTTACACAACGCAATGTTAGAAGAATTAGACCTACACCTGATGGTAAGAAATTACAAAAGGACAACAACATTCTTTTTCAGATTAAACATAGAAAGAAATATAACGTCAAGGCCTCAAAAGACAGTGAAACATGCTACATTATCAGTGTCTGTGCTCTTGAAGATGGAACGCTAGTGCTTGCTGATTACAATAACTTGAAGCTAAAACGTGTTGAGAGTAGCAACTACACGGTTACTGATTCCTGTGATCTATCTGCTCCCCCATGGCAAGTTTGTGCTGTAAATAACCGGGAGGTTGCTGTCAGCTGTGGCGGAGTTAAGTTTGTTTCTCTTCAACCCAAAATGACAGTTACCAGACAGATAAATCCCGGTAATATATGTAAAGGATTAGCCTATGTTGACGgacatttgtatatttcaatcGCGAATTCAGTTTATGAATATACCACAGCAGGAACAAAGCTTCACCAGTTCACCAAGAACCAGTCTGGACAACCGCTTTTTGACAATATATACAGCATAGCTGTAAGTGGTGACGGTGGTAAAATTTATGTTGCTGATTGGACCAATGGTCTTATTTCTATGGACAGAACGGGCAAGGTACTCGGGACATTCAATGGCCCAGAAGTAAGCAGTCCCAAAGATGTTTTGGTAACTGATAATGGAAGTGTACTTGTTTGTGGATTTGACTCTAAAAATATCGTACAATTTGAACCTGACTGCAAGATGATCGGAGAGGTACTGAAATCAAATTGTAACGAGAAAGGATGTACATCTATCTGCTACAATTCATTCAGTTCAAAACTGATCGTAGGTCGTGTTCACACAGATCAGATTGAAGTGTATGATCtcatttaa
- the LOC123532790 gene encoding uncharacterized protein LOC123532790 — protein sequence MATSLDRLSDETFGFLCSPCKRKHINKEADKYCVDCSDYYCSICVKFHEDIPALSGHTILDKRQFQHGTSQALPVVPTERCDKHNHKPVDMYCKNHDDVGCSTCMAVEHGLCKEIFYIPEYIQNNTNKPNLKDVLKALEATEDEVTQQLCIFQREKERLSNNRTDVFEKIEKIAEETKQRIDKLKQDSMKKSADMFQPVENMTDQNISVLQSMKSSISSAKKKVSSTGNNISQVFVSTKKGQNVASKVRERADECNTSYQTVDIEFEKDQTLSKLLNEMTGLGKVTQRDVRKIQPTPDSKKLQKDSKTLFQIKDKKKYNVKVPSDSKACYIVSACALEDGTLVLADSNNQKLKRVESINYTVTDSCYLSARPRQVCAVSNQEVAVSCQSAGVKFVSLQPKMTVTRQIKPGHTCKGLAYVDGHLYITDKESVYEYTTTGTMLHQLTKIQSGQPLFDSIYSIVVSGDGGKIYVADRTYGLISMDRTGQVLGTFSGPEVNSAEDASVTDNGSVLVCGYSSKNIVQFGPDCEMIGEVLKSNSNEKRCTSICYNSFNSKLIVGRRITNEIEVYELI from the exons atGGCGACCAGTTTAGACAGGCTTTCTGATGAAACGTTTGGTTTTCTCTGTTCGCCTTGTAAACGTAAGCATATAAACAAAGAAGCCGACAAATACTGTGTTGACTGTTCGGATTATTACTGTTCGATATGTGTCAAGTTTCATGAGGATATTCCCGCCCTATCTGGACATACGATTCTAGACAAGAGACAATTTCAACATGGGACCAGCCAGGCATTGCCAGTGGTACCAACCGAGCGATGTGACAAACATAATCATAAACCTGTGGATATGTACTGTAAAAACCATGATGATGTCGGCTGCTCTACATGTATGGCTGTTGAACACGG ATTATGTAAAGAGATCTTCTATATCCCCGAATACATCCAGAACAACACCAACAAACCTAATCTTAAAGATGTCTTGAAAGCACTAGAAGCAACAGAGGATGAAGTTACCCAGCAACTTTGCATTTTCCAACGAGAAAAAGAACGGCTTTCCAACAACAGGACAGACGTAtttgagaaaattgaaaaaattgcaGAAGAAACTAAGCAGCGAATTGATAAACTTAAACAGGACTCTATGAAAAAGTCAGCAGATATGTTTCAACCCGTGGAAAATATGACTGATCAGAATATTTCTGTGTTACAGTCTATGAAATCCAGCATCTCGTCTGCTAAAAAAAAGGTTTCATCAACTGGTAACAACATATCACAagtgtttgtcagcacaaagaaagGTCAGAATGTGGCTTCCAAAGTCAGGGAACGTGCTGATGAATGTAACACATCCTACCAGACTGTTGATATAGAGTTTGAGAAGGATCAGACGTTGTCGAAACTGCTGAATGAAATGACTGGCCTAGGCAAGGTTACACAACGTGATGTTAGGAAAATTCAACCTACACCTGATAGTAAGAAATTACAAAAGGACAGCAAAACTCTTTTTCAGattaaagataaaaagaaatataatgtcaAGGTCCCATCAGACAGTAAAGCATGTTACATTGTTAGTGCCTGTGCTCTTGAAGATGGAACACTAGTACTTGCTGATTCCAATAACCAGAAACTAAAACGTGTAGAAAGTATCAACTACACTGTAACTGATTCCTGTTATCTATCTGCTCGCCCACGGCAAGTATGTGCTGTAAGTAACCAAGAAGTTGCTGTAAGTTGTCAGAGTGCTGGAGTTAAATTTGTTTCTCTTCAACCCAAAATGACAGTTACCAGACAGATAAAACCTGGTCATACATGCAAAGGACTAGCATATGTTGACGGACATCTGTATATTACAGACAAGGAATCAGTTTATGAATATACTACAACAGGAACAATGCTTCACCAGTTAACCAAGATCCAGTCGGGACAACCGCTTTTTGACAGTATATACAGTATAGTGGTAAGTGGTGACGGTGGTAAGATTTATGTTGCTGATAGGACTTATGGTCTTATTTCTATGGACAGAACGGGCCAGGTACTAGGGACATTCAGTGGCCCAGAAGTAAACTCTGCCGAAGATGCGTCTGTAACAGACAATGGAAGTGTACTTGTTTGTGGATATAGCTCTAAAAATATCGTACAATTCGGGCCTGACTGCGAGATGATCGGAGAGGTACTGAAATCAAATAGTAACGAGAAAAGATGTACATCTATCTGTTACAATTCATTCAATTCAAAACTGATCGTAGGTCGTCGTATCACAAATGAGATTGAAGTGTATGAgctcatttaa